The following coding sequences are from one Ruminococcus flavefaciens AE3010 window:
- the yidD gene encoding membrane protein insertion efficiency factor YidD yields the protein MKCNYKIYENYSGEMPEHNTQLDEQIILTQVKKSLEEPKKIVFRHKTKVWKDALLLLSIIVIVSVTMIAIRYLTNISAWIFALMLLLAAIVFFAVLGKKLLLTIINLYQKYAPETIRSSCLFEPCCSEYMRISVIKYGALKGFIRGIKRILRCRYPNGGVDEP from the coding sequence ATGAAGTGTAATTATAAAATCTACGAAAACTATTCCGGCGAGATGCCGGAACATAATACTCAGTTAGACGAGCAAATAATACTTACTCAAGTAAAAAAATCTTTAGAAGAACCAAAGAAGATAGTTTTCCGTCATAAAACAAAAGTCTGGAAAGATGCATTATTGCTGTTGAGCATAATTGTAATAGTTTCAGTGACTATGATTGCTATACGTTATTTAACTAATATTTCCGCTTGGATATTTGCTTTGATGTTGTTATTAGCAGCAATTGTATTCTTTGCCGTACTGGGTAAGAAATTATTGTTGACTATTATTAATCTTTATCAGAAGTATGCCCCAGAAACAATACGTTCATCATGTTTATTCGAGCCATGTTGCTCTGAATATATGAGGATATCAGTCATTAAATATGGAGCGTTAAAAGGCTTTATAAGAGGGATAAAACGCATATTACGCTGTCGTTATCCTAACGGTGGCGTTGACGAACCATAA
- a CDS encoding L,D-transpeptidase family protein → MGSSKQVITVDSSGSSCSVKIYEIKSGSWDCFFESSGIVGKNGVSANSHEGDYCTPKGIFSLGFAFGTQSMNRLNVEYRKINDNCYWVDDSTSPLYNQWTESNNITWNSAEHLIDYPDSYKYSVVINYNMEPIVPYKGSAIFLHCMTGEYTAGCVAVPEDDMLIILNWLDSTKHPIIIIE, encoded by the coding sequence ATGGGCAGTTCAAAGCAAGTAATAACCGTTGATTCAAGTGGCAGTTCATGTTCTGTAAAAATATATGAAATTAAAAGCGGTTCATGGGATTGCTTTTTTGAATCAAGTGGCATCGTTGGCAAAAACGGTGTATCAGCAAACAGCCATGAGGGAGACTATTGTACTCCTAAAGGTATATTCTCACTTGGATTTGCTTTTGGTACCCAGTCTATGAATAGATTGAACGTCGAATATAGGAAGATAAATGATAACTGCTATTGGGTAGATGATTCCACATCCCCACTTTATAATCAATGGACTGAAAGCAATAATATCACTTGGAACAGTGCTGAACATCTTATTGATTACCCTGATTCATATAAGTATTCCGTAGTAATAAATTATAATATGGAACCGATAGTTCCATATAAAGGTTCAGCTATTTTCCTACATTGTATGACAGGTGAATATACTGCAGGCTGTGTGGCTGTACCTGAGGATGATATGCTTATTATTCTGAACTGGCTTGATAGTACAAAACATCCGATAATCATAATTGAATAG
- a CDS encoding DUF4177 domain-containing protein, which produces MQYKTITIEHPCRLKNHVAQELNAEYEQVINQQAAEGWKLLGIHPINIRRRLGCAQYLLWGVIWGRHNYFQADVIIFFKD; this is translated from the coding sequence ATGCAGTACAAAACAATTACTATTGAACATCCATGCAGGTTAAAAAATCATGTAGCTCAAGAGCTAAATGCGGAGTATGAACAGGTAATAAACCAACAAGCTGCTGAAGGATGGAAGCTTCTTGGAATCCACCCTATTAATATCCGTAGAAGACTTGGTTGTGCTCAATACTTGTTATGGGGCGTAATATGGGGACGACATAATTATTTTCAAGCAGATGTGATAATCTTTTTTAAGGATTAA